The following are encoded in a window of Gemmatimonadota bacterium genomic DNA:
- a CDS encoding protein kinase — protein sequence MSDQKICPTCSTEYPLSERFCPRDGTALRSSNPLGDLLGTVVAERYHILRKLGEGGMGTVYLAEHVKMGRKAALKVMNPGMNQDPDAIARFNREAANASRLNHPNVCGIYDFGETADGLIYLAMEFIEGESLTSLIAKTGSLPAPRAAAIIHQAADALAAAHDHGIVHRDLKPDNIMIAKGREGADVVKVVDFGIAKASASDAQKVTRTGLVVGTPEYMSPEQLAGDTLDGRSDIYSLGLVAFNCLTGTLPFPSNSAQEAMIMRLTDEPKTLTDMKPGVAWPAALQTVMDKALARDAVDRYQQAAEFGRDIVKAVSQMPGTLAASESTLVMGAAKTVAAATVPKTRVAQQPAGGASDAASAAPAPTATNTKSQLPLLVGGGVLVAAIAVAVVMMRGPASPAASGATETKASPAPVSSEAAVPSQGAPAPAGSGAKPAAGGAPGTSPAPTNPGATVPRTNSGASAAAEPQQLLARWSKRFAEGGSAAEAREALDDVSRVLPAANGSTKGLAYWVQSMAYAVLEDKRTCRSAQQAIASGLTNDDLPAAKSVVASDLCKP from the coding sequence GTGAGCGATCAGAAAATCTGCCCCACCTGCAGCACGGAGTATCCACTCTCCGAACGGTTCTGTCCCCGCGACGGCACCGCGCTGCGCTCCAGCAATCCGCTCGGCGATCTCCTTGGGACGGTGGTCGCTGAGCGGTATCACATCCTTCGCAAACTGGGCGAAGGTGGCATGGGCACGGTGTATCTCGCCGAGCATGTAAAGATGGGGCGTAAGGCCGCGCTCAAGGTGATGAACCCCGGGATGAATCAGGATCCCGATGCAATTGCGCGTTTCAATCGCGAGGCCGCCAACGCGAGCCGGCTCAATCATCCCAACGTCTGCGGCATTTATGACTTTGGCGAAACAGCCGACGGGCTGATTTACCTGGCGATGGAGTTCATTGAGGGCGAGTCGCTCACGAGTCTCATCGCAAAAACCGGATCACTCCCCGCGCCGCGCGCGGCGGCCATCATTCATCAGGCCGCCGATGCGCTCGCGGCAGCGCACGATCATGGCATTGTGCACCGCGACCTGAAGCCCGACAACATCATGATCGCCAAGGGGCGCGAAGGCGCCGACGTGGTGAAGGTGGTGGACTTTGGCATTGCCAAGGCGAGCGCGAGCGATGCGCAGAAGGTGACGCGGACCGGACTCGTAGTGGGGACGCCAGAGTATATGAGTCCGGAGCAGCTCGCCGGCGACACGCTCGACGGGCGGAGCGACATTTATTCGCTCGGGCTGGTGGCGTTCAACTGTTTGACGGGGACGTTGCCTTTTCCAAGCAACTCGGCGCAGGAGGCGATGATCATGCGCCTCACCGACGAACCCAAGACGCTCACGGACATGAAGCCCGGTGTGGCGTGGCCCGCGGCACTGCAGACGGTGATGGACAAAGCGCTCGCGCGCGACGCCGTGGATCGGTATCAGCAGGCCGCCGAGTTTGGGCGTGACATTGTCAAAGCGGTATCGCAGATGCCGGGTACGCTCGCCGCGAGTGAGAGCACGCTAGTGATGGGGGCGGCTAAAACAGTTGCGGCGGCCACCGTGCCCAAGACGCGCGTGGCGCAACAGCCCGCCGGAGGTGCCAGTGACGCGGCCAGTGCGGCGCCCGCTCCGACGGCAACAAACACGAAGAGCCAACTGCCGCTGCTCGTTGGTGGCGGCGTGCTCGTGGCGGCGATTGCCGTGGCGGTGGTGATGATGCGTGGGCCCGCGTCGCCAGCGGCGAGTGGTGCGACCGAAACCAAGGCGAGCCCGGCACCGGTCAGTTCGGAGGCGGCGGTGCCGTCACAGGGGGCTCCCGCCCCAGCCGGCTCAGGCGCCAAACCGGCGGCAGGCGGCGCCCCAGGCACGAGCCCGGCGCCGACGAATCCCGGCGCCACTGTGCCCCGTACGAATAGTGGGGCGTCGGCCGCGGCGGAACCGCAACAGCTGCTCGCTCGTTGGAGCAAGAGATTCGCGGAAGGGGGAAGTGCTGCTGAGGCCCGTGAAGCCCTCGACGACGTCTCGCGTGTGTTGCCGGCCGCCAATGGTTCAACCAAGGGGCTCGCGTATTGGGTACAGTCAATGGCATACGCGGTCCTCGAGGACAAACGCACCTGTCGCTCGGCGCAACAGGCCATCGCCAGCGGGCTCACGAACGACGACCTGCCCGCCGCGAAGTCTGTGGTGGCGAGTGATCTCTGCAAACCGTAG
- a CDS encoding Stp1/IreP family PP2C-type Ser/Thr phosphatase — MTSNHTPLSSAVTVHVFGRTDVGRTREHNEDAFVVCDLETGNATLQPEVRTHVQGARGTLFMVADGMGGAAAGELASAMATDVVLSELDARWRRAAGTSAETFVIALKAATEAANARIHRFAIEHPENRGMGTTATIAGLLGDQLYLAQVGDSRAYLVRDGVAVQITKDQSLMQKLIEAGELTEEEAEVSERRNIILQAIGPEPTVKVDLTQQQLRRGDVLLLCSDGLSGQMHATDIATIATDSTDLVQLCKRLIDLANENGGPDNITVIAARADGATLLAPAAGDTIGYRPYVSESEMRPTVRVSADDITALADDADLNEHASGSAVSGELRPTRPTRPTRPTRPTRPTLASRAKRGASSLA, encoded by the coding sequence GTGACCTCAAACCACACGCCGCTCTCCAGCGCAGTTACCGTCCACGTCTTTGGCCGCACCGACGTGGGGCGGACGCGCGAGCACAACGAAGACGCGTTTGTGGTGTGCGACCTCGAAACGGGGAACGCCACACTGCAGCCCGAAGTGCGGACGCACGTTCAGGGCGCGCGCGGCACGCTGTTTATGGTCGCAGACGGCATGGGTGGTGCGGCGGCGGGTGAACTGGCCAGCGCCATGGCAACGGACGTCGTGCTCTCGGAACTGGACGCGCGCTGGCGCCGTGCGGCGGGGACCAGCGCCGAGACCTTTGTGATTGCACTCAAGGCTGCCACGGAGGCGGCCAACGCGCGGATTCATCGATTTGCGATTGAGCATCCCGAAAATCGCGGCATGGGGACCACGGCCACGATCGCCGGTCTGCTCGGTGATCAGTTGTATCTGGCGCAGGTGGGCGACAGCCGCGCGTATCTCGTGCGCGACGGCGTGGCGGTGCAGATCACCAAGGATCAGTCGCTGATGCAAAAGCTCATCGAGGCCGGTGAGCTGACCGAAGAAGAGGCCGAAGTGAGCGAACGCCGCAATATCATTTTGCAGGCGATTGGTCCGGAGCCCACCGTGAAGGTGGATCTCACGCAGCAGCAGCTGCGCCGCGGCGACGTGCTCCTGTTGTGCAGTGACGGACTGAGCGGCCAGATGCACGCCACCGACATCGCCACGATTGCCACGGACTCCACCGATCTCGTGCAACTGTGCAAGCGCCTGATTGATTTGGCCAACGAGAATGGTGGCCCGGACAATATCACGGTGATCGCCGCGCGCGCTGATGGCGCCACGCTCCTCGCGCCGGCCGCTGGCGATACGATTGGCTATCGCCCGTATGTCAGCGAATCGGAGATGCGCCCCACGGTGCGCGTGAGCGCGGATGACATTACGGCGCTCGCCGATGACGCCGACCTCAACGAGCACGCCTCTGGCAGCGCTGTTTCCGGCGAACTACGCCCGACGCGCCCGACGCGCCCGACGCGCCCGACGCGCCCGACGCGCCCGACGCTCGCGTCTCGCGCGAAACGTGGCGCATCATCTTTGGCCTGA
- a CDS encoding trypsin-like peptidase domain-containing protein codes for MPIELRITSGSRAGQRDTLDQPVVTVGRHPSCDVRFHAEHDADVSARHAELRTADGGVTLHDLASTNGTLVNGARISAPQLLRDGDVIGFGAQGPTVEFRTVSSGTPPRRNTMELVAEAVHLQTRTLRHAVVALGVLVVVIGGTVGWRSYQDRRLSTLRVDMLLKNMSDARRSSDSLSAVQMAALKAQMAQGGGGSTSAAAESLHALEDRQRAVAALSDADVASTVRRNMAAVVFVAVKFANGDMVSGSGFNVARNGLVVTNRHVVVDDQGVTAPQVQVIFNGTVGQWRRAHVLKVSATDELAWLQIDEGGSYPVVGSLSTAPTPPVGTALTILGYPLGTETAGMGGDINRLHPRTSLGVAIVSKALTDTLQLDGWAAEGSSGSPVFNAKGAVVGVVFGGPREANGRIVYAVPSARVVQQMPPDVNRPK; via the coding sequence ATGCCGATCGAACTCCGCATCACCAGCGGCTCGCGCGCTGGGCAGCGGGACACGCTCGACCAACCGGTGGTCACTGTTGGACGCCACCCGTCATGCGACGTGCGCTTTCATGCGGAGCACGATGCCGACGTCTCTGCGCGCCACGCGGAATTGCGCACCGCCGACGGCGGCGTGACGCTACACGATCTGGCGAGCACCAACGGCACGCTCGTGAACGGTGCGCGCATCAGTGCCCCGCAGCTGCTCCGCGACGGCGACGTGATTGGCTTTGGCGCCCAGGGGCCCACGGTGGAGTTTCGCACCGTGTCCAGCGGAACGCCGCCGCGCCGAAACACGATGGAGCTGGTGGCCGAAGCGGTGCATCTACAAACGCGAACGCTGCGTCACGCGGTGGTGGCGCTCGGTGTGCTCGTTGTGGTGATTGGCGGCACGGTGGGATGGCGGAGTTATCAGGATCGCCGGTTGTCGACTCTGCGTGTGGACATGTTGCTCAAGAACATGTCCGACGCACGGCGCAGTAGCGACAGCCTCAGCGCCGTGCAGATGGCCGCGCTCAAGGCGCAGATGGCGCAAGGTGGTGGCGGCAGCACAAGTGCCGCAGCGGAGAGTCTCCACGCACTCGAAGATCGGCAGCGCGCGGTCGCGGCGCTCTCGGACGCGGACGTGGCGTCGACGGTGCGTCGCAACATGGCGGCGGTGGTGTTCGTGGCCGTCAAGTTTGCGAACGGCGACATGGTCAGCGGCTCGGGGTTCAATGTCGCACGAAACGGACTAGTGGTCACCAATCGCCACGTGGTGGTGGATGACCAAGGCGTGACCGCGCCGCAGGTGCAGGTGATCTTCAATGGCACGGTGGGGCAGTGGCGACGTGCGCACGTGCTCAAGGTGAGCGCGACCGACGAACTCGCTTGGCTCCAGATTGACGAAGGGGGCAGCTACCCTGTGGTGGGCTCTCTTTCGACAGCACCAACACCACCGGTGGGCACGGCACTCACGATCCTCGGGTATCCACTCGGCACGGAGACCGCTGGCATGGGTGGCGACATCAACAGACTGCACCCGCGCACGTCCTTGGGTGTGGCGATTGTGTCGAAAGCGTTGACCGACACGCTTCAACTCGACGGCTGGGCCGCAGAAGGGTCGAGCGGAAGCCCGGTGTTCAACGCCAAGGGCGCGGTGGTGGGTGTGGTGTTCGGTGGACCGCGCGAGGCGAATGGCCGAATTGTGTACGCTGTGCCATCGGCGCGGGTCGTGCAGCAGATGCCGCCGGACGTCAATCGCCCGAAGTAA
- a CDS encoding PAS domain-containing protein: MAVPAIKPTGRERGFDANEIIVSKTDLKGRITYANDVFLRMSSYAEVDLIGKPHNIIRHPDMPACVFKLLWDTISAGREIFAYVLNLARDGDAYWAHAHVTPTYDGAGALIGYHSNRRTPDPGAVAKIKPIYAALLAEERKHENKKEGIAAGQWKLNAMLADAGQTYDELVWSL; this comes from the coding sequence GTGGCTGTTCCAGCAATAAAACCTACTGGGCGTGAGCGCGGCTTCGATGCCAACGAGATCATCGTGAGCAAAACCGATCTCAAAGGGCGCATCACCTACGCCAATGACGTGTTCCTCCGCATGTCGTCCTACGCGGAAGTGGACCTCATTGGTAAACCACACAACATCATCCGCCACCCGGACATGCCCGCGTGCGTGTTCAAGTTGCTGTGGGACACCATCAGCGCGGGGCGCGAAATCTTTGCGTACGTGCTGAACCTCGCCCGCGACGGGGACGCCTATTGGGCGCATGCGCACGTGACGCCCACGTATGACGGTGCCGGCGCGCTTATTGGCTACCACTCCAACCGACGCACGCCGGACCCCGGTGCGGTTGCGAAAATCAAACCGATTTACGCCGCGCTGTTGGCCGAGGAACGCAAGCACGAAAACAAAAAGGAAGGGATTGCCGCTGGACAATGGAAGCTCAATGCCATGCTCGCCGACGCGGGCCAAACGTACGACGAACTGGTCTGGAGCCTCTAA
- a CDS encoding methyl-accepting chemotaxis protein has protein sequence MHMPSFARAARRGDARRPEIDLSRDAIAEVSRVCAAAARGDLEQRILYIDDASPMGAMQRDINHLLDMTDAFVRESSASLLAASEERFYRRVLTRGMLGSFRHGAALINTATEQQAKSAAQRAERVRLSAAFEDMINEVVHGVAATATEAEATARSLMASAETTSREAETAEAAAVTTSQHMATVASASTRIADAATEIETQVEHSRVMAEQALAEAQRANAVVTGLESAARDITRVVAIINEVALQTRMLALNAMIEAAHAGDAGLGFAVVATEVNSLSTRTAKATGDIELMVETIQEATADAVKATAGITETVTGMHELLSGMRRAVASQGTATGLMGKSINQAVEGTRQVSETVATAAAGSVQTQDAADQMVASASDLSRVAESLMGDVDEFLGQMRKH, from the coding sequence ATGCACATGCCCTCATTCGCGCGCGCCGCTCGGCGCGGCGACGCACGCCGTCCTGAGATTGATCTGTCGCGTGACGCGATCGCCGAAGTGAGCCGCGTGTGTGCCGCCGCGGCGCGCGGCGACCTTGAACAGCGCATACTGTACATTGATGACGCGAGCCCCATGGGCGCGATGCAGCGCGACATCAACCATTTGCTCGACATGACCGACGCCTTTGTGCGCGAGTCGAGTGCGTCGCTGTTAGCCGCCAGCGAGGAGCGCTTCTACCGTCGCGTCCTCACCCGCGGCATGCTGGGGAGTTTTCGCCACGGTGCGGCGTTGATCAACACCGCAACGGAACAGCAGGCGAAGAGCGCCGCCCAGCGCGCGGAACGTGTGCGCCTCTCCGCCGCGTTCGAGGACATGATTAACGAGGTCGTGCACGGCGTGGCGGCGACCGCCACCGAAGCCGAAGCCACGGCGCGATCGCTGATGGCCTCTGCCGAAACCACGAGTCGGGAAGCTGAAACAGCGGAAGCGGCGGCCGTCACGACCTCGCAGCATATGGCGACCGTGGCCAGCGCGAGCACCCGGATTGCGGACGCGGCAACTGAGATTGAGACGCAGGTGGAGCATTCGCGCGTGATGGCGGAGCAGGCCCTCGCGGAAGCACAGCGGGCGAACGCTGTGGTCACCGGGCTGGAGAGCGCCGCGCGCGACATCACCCGCGTGGTTGCCATCATCAACGAGGTGGCGCTGCAAACACGCATGCTGGCCCTGAATGCGATGATTGAAGCGGCGCATGCCGGCGACGCGGGGCTTGGCTTTGCCGTGGTCGCGACGGAAGTGAACAGCCTCTCAACGCGAACGGCAAAAGCAACGGGTGACATCGAGCTCATGGTGGAGACGATTCAAGAAGCCACCGCCGACGCGGTCAAAGCGACGGCCGGTATCACGGAGACCGTAACCGGGATGCATGAGCTCCTGTCGGGGATGCGGCGGGCGGTGGCGAGCCAAGGGACCGCCACCGGTCTGATGGGCAAGAGCATCAACCAAGCGGTAGAGGGCACACGCCAAGTGAGCGAAACGGTGGCGACCGCCGCCGCAGGCAGCGTGCAGACACAAGACGCCGCAGACCAGATGGTGGCCTCCGCGTCTGATTTGTCACGCGTGGCCGAATCGCTCATGGGCGACGTCGACGAGTTCCTTGGCCAGATGCGCAAGCACTAA
- a CDS encoding sensor histidine kinase codes for MSLPTHHLPAERATPEEVRRQCDLIASHPLAREFLDTVPNMAVVLNDERQIVFANRSFLAFLEAGKADALSGTFRSSGAHDAAAVLGLRAGEALGCSNARRTPGGCGTSAQCQSCGGALAIKRSQESGELDIQECRVVCGAENEWQTALDLRVWSHPIHIDGETFLVYSMVDISNEKRREALEKIFFHDVLNTAAGVHGLAELMQMTEMRENGIRKVAGMLSQSTDQLMSEITAQRLLTLAENGELQVSAVPVRSQELLEHTAHQFHSQSLERGISVSVDATSERCDMVSDPVLLRRVLTNLVKNAVEATDSGGKVTLAARAEGDMVCFTVHNSAVMPEAVQSQVFMRSFSTKGSGRGLGTYSIKLLSERHLHGRVSFVSNSRDGTRFAVRYPKVLAAS; via the coding sequence ATGTCACTACCAACACACCACCTTCCGGCGGAACGTGCCACGCCGGAAGAAGTTCGCCGGCAATGCGACTTGATTGCCTCGCATCCGCTCGCACGGGAATTTCTCGACACCGTACCCAATATGGCGGTGGTGCTCAACGACGAACGGCAGATCGTCTTTGCCAACCGATCGTTCCTCGCGTTTCTCGAGGCCGGCAAGGCCGACGCGCTGTCGGGCACCTTCCGGAGCTCCGGCGCCCACGACGCCGCGGCGGTACTCGGCCTGCGCGCCGGCGAGGCGCTCGGTTGCTCCAACGCGCGCCGGACGCCCGGGGGCTGCGGCACCTCCGCGCAGTGCCAGTCGTGCGGTGGCGCACTCGCCATCAAGCGAAGCCAGGAGTCGGGGGAACTCGACATTCAAGAGTGCCGCGTCGTGTGCGGTGCAGAAAACGAGTGGCAGACCGCGCTCGACCTGCGCGTCTGGTCGCATCCCATCCACATCGACGGCGAGACGTTCCTCGTCTACTCTATGGTCGACATCAGCAACGAAAAACGGCGGGAAGCGCTCGAGAAGATCTTTTTTCACGACGTGCTCAACACCGCCGCCGGCGTACATGGCCTCGCCGAGTTGATGCAGATGACGGAGATGCGCGAGAACGGCATCCGCAAAGTGGCGGGCATGCTCTCGCAGTCCACCGACCAGCTGATGAGTGAGATTACCGCACAACGCCTGCTCACCCTTGCCGAGAACGGGGAACTTCAGGTGTCGGCGGTGCCGGTGCGGTCGCAGGAATTGCTCGAGCATACGGCTCACCAGTTTCATTCGCAAAGCCTCGAGCGCGGCATCTCTGTAAGCGTCGATGCCACGTCGGAGCGGTGCGACATGGTGAGCGATCCGGTCTTGCTCCGTCGCGTCCTCACGAATCTCGTCAAGAACGCGGTTGAGGCCACCGACTCAGGCGGCAAAGTGACGCTGGCCGCGCGAGCGGAAGGCGACATGGTCTGCTTTACCGTGCACAACAGCGCCGTCATGCCGGAGGCGGTGCAGAGCCAAGTCTTTATGCGGTCGTTTTCGACCAAAGGCTCCGGACGCGGACTCGGCACGTATAGCATCAAGCTCTTGAGCGAACGGCATTTGCACGGGCGCGTCTCATTTGTATCCAATTCGCGCGACGGCACGCGCTTCGCCGTGCGTTATCCCAAGGTGCTCGCGGCGTCCTGA
- a CDS encoding anhydro-N-acetylmuramic acid kinase, protein MSDIGTAAAAANALARVPATVIVGLMSGTSLDGISAAAVRFSEQNGVLHHELLAFRSLPYTDSQRARLAAALTGATPLEYTRLDFELGAWLADAAVAVIAECGVARADIAAIASHGHTVWHDPPHATWQFGQPAVIAERTGIPVIADFRVRDVAAGGQGAPLVPMADALLFAAPEHWRALQNIGGIGNVTIVPPGGDTRAVRAFDTGPGVAVIDGVVRALRPDLAFDVDGALAAAGAPIEAVVADAMRHPYFAAEPPKSTGRELFTPRFIGDFITACRAAKPAATDADIVATAVLFTARSIADAFARFVPEPVAELLLSGGGARNPALVAAIERELAAVPAAAGFGARRVASFDDVCYDGEAKEAVAFALLGWLHLQHRPGNVPSATGARAPRILGAYTPA, encoded by the coding sequence ATGAGCGACATCGGCACCGCCGCGGCCGCGGCCAACGCGCTCGCGCGCGTTCCTGCGACCGTAATCGTTGGCCTCATGTCGGGCACTTCGCTCGACGGCATTTCTGCCGCGGCGGTGCGCTTCAGCGAACAGAATGGCGTGCTCCACCACGAGTTGCTCGCCTTTCGCAGTCTGCCGTACACCGACTCGCAACGTGCGCGACTCGCCGCCGCGCTCACCGGCGCCACGCCGCTTGAATACACGCGACTCGACTTTGAACTCGGCGCTTGGCTCGCCGACGCGGCCGTCGCGGTGATCGCCGAGTGCGGTGTGGCGCGTGCCGACATTGCGGCCATTGCGAGCCACGGGCACACCGTGTGGCACGATCCACCACACGCCACTTGGCAGTTTGGTCAGCCCGCCGTGATTGCTGAGCGCACCGGAATTCCGGTGATTGCCGATTTCCGCGTGCGCGACGTGGCGGCGGGCGGGCAGGGCGCGCCGCTCGTGCCAATGGCCGACGCACTCCTCTTTGCAGCACCGGAGCATTGGCGCGCGTTGCAAAACATTGGCGGCATTGGCAATGTGACCATCGTGCCGCCGGGCGGTGATACGCGCGCGGTGCGCGCGTTCGACACCGGCCCGGGCGTGGCGGTGATTGATGGCGTGGTGCGCGCGTTGCGTCCTGATCTCGCCTTTGACGTGGACGGCGCGCTCGCCGCAGCTGGTGCGCCTATTGAGGCGGTGGTCGCTGACGCCATGCGGCATCCGTACTTTGCCGCCGAGCCACCCAAGAGCACTGGGCGCGAGTTGTTTACGCCCCGTTTTATTGGCGATTTCATCACGGCGTGCCGCGCGGCCAAGCCCGCCGCGACGGACGCCGACATTGTGGCCACGGCCGTGTTGTTCACCGCGCGCAGCATTGCCGACGCCTTTGCGCGCTTTGTGCCGGAGCCGGTGGCGGAGCTGTTGCTCTCAGGGGGCGGCGCTCGGAATCCCGCGCTGGTGGCGGCCATTGAGCGCGAACTCGCGGCGGTGCCGGCAGCCGCAGGGTTTGGCGCGCGGCGCGTGGCGAGCTTTGACGATGTGTGCTACGACGGGGAAGCCAAAGAAGCGGTGGCTTTTGCCCTGCTCGGCTGGCTCCACTTGCAACACCGCCCCGGCAACGTTCCCTCCGCCACCGGCGCCCGCGCCCCGCGCATCCTCGGCGCCTACACACCGGCGTGA
- the murQ gene encoding N-acetylmuramic acid 6-phosphate etherase, giving the protein MIVDPRVTERRNPRTADIDLASPQAIVDLINAEDRTVADAVATQREPLAAAVAAAEQTLRSGGRLFYAGAGTSGRLGVLDASEIPPTFGAPPELVQGIIAGGPAALTRSQEGAEDRPDGARADLDAAGVRAGDFVIGIAASGTTPYVRAALQHAKSLGARTAVVACSPPPAETLAAADIAIVAITGPEVVTGSTRLKAGTATKLILNTITTGAMIRLGKTYGNLMVDMQASNVKLVDRSERIVAEVCGIAREQAREVLTQAGGSVKYAIVMQRLGVSRDEAVRQLDAAGGVIRRVLPGEPPPVT; this is encoded by the coding sequence GTGATCGTGGATCCGCGCGTTACCGAGCGCCGCAACCCGCGCACCGCCGACATCGACCTTGCCTCACCGCAAGCGATTGTCGATCTCATCAACGCCGAAGACCGCACCGTGGCCGATGCGGTGGCCACGCAGCGTGAACCGCTGGCGGCTGCCGTGGCTGCCGCCGAGCAAACGCTGCGGAGCGGCGGTCGCCTCTTTTATGCGGGCGCCGGTACATCGGGACGACTCGGCGTACTCGACGCGAGCGAAATTCCGCCCACCTTCGGCGCGCCGCCGGAGCTGGTGCAGGGGATTATTGCTGGCGGCCCCGCCGCGCTCACCCGCTCGCAAGAAGGCGCGGAAGATCGCCCCGATGGCGCCCGCGCTGACCTCGACGCGGCGGGCGTGCGCGCCGGTGACTTTGTGATTGGCATCGCGGCCAGCGGCACCACGCCCTACGTGCGCGCCGCGTTGCAGCACGCCAAATCACTCGGCGCGCGCACGGCCGTTGTGGCCTGTTCGCCGCCGCCAGCCGAAACGCTCGCCGCGGCAGACATTGCGATTGTGGCTATCACCGGGCCGGAAGTGGTCACTGGTTCCACGCGCCTCAAGGCTGGCACCGCCACCAAACTGATTCTCAACACCATCACCACCGGCGCGATGATTCGCCTCGGCAAGACGTACGGCAACTTGATGGTGGACATGCAGGCCTCGAACGTGAAGCTCGTGGACCGCAGCGAGCGCATTGTGGCCGAAGTGTGCGGCATTGCGCGCGAGCAGGCACGCGAGGTGCTCACGCAGGCAGGCGGGAGCGTGAAGTACGCCATTGTGATGCAGCGGCTTGGCGTGTCGCGTGACGAAGCGGTGCGGCAGCTCGACGCCGCAGGTGGCGTGATTCGGCGCGTCCTGCCGGGCGAACCACCGCCGGTTACATGA